The genomic segment CTCGACCTTGCCCTCGATGCGCTTCTCGGCCGACTTGAGCAGGCTTTCGCGGATATCGATCTCGCGCTGGCGGGCCTCGATCTCCTGCCGCCGCGCCTGCAACCGTTCCAGGATCGCACGCTCGGAGGCCGAGACCTGCGGCTGGCCCTCCTCAACCTTGACCACGGTGCCCTCGGGCTTGGTCTCGGGCGCGGCGGGCTTCGGCGCCTCCTTCGGCGCGCCATGGGTCGAGCCGGTGATGATTTCCGGCTCCTCGCGGCCGGGGAAATTCAGGTTCTCCTGCGCCCAGGATTTCTTGGTCTGGTTCGGCTTGTAGTCGAAGACATAGCCGCCGTTGATCGCGAGGCCCACCACCTTCAGCGTGGCGAGGCCTGCGACGGCGACGAGGACGACCGGAATGACGCGGATGTTACGAAAGGACTTCATACCCAGGCTTCATGCGGCAAGGCCGTTGGATCGTCGGCGCTCGGAGAAGGCTTCGGCGGCGGCCGCCACCGCCTTCGCGGTCGACGGCTTGGCCGCGGGCGCGGCGACCGTCTCCGGATTGGTGACGGGACGCGCCGCGATCGCGATCTTGGACAGGCGCCGCACCACGTTGTCGGCCTCGCCGAGCTGCTTGTAGAGCTGGTCCGACATCTGCGTCGCGGCGGCGAGCTGGCTGCCGAGGTTCTCGTTGACGTCGCGCACGGCGAGCTTCAGCCCGCCGATCGCGCGCTCGGCGATCTCGGTCGCGGTGATCAGCTCGCCGATGACGGCCTTCAGCGAATGCTCGTCCGCCTTCAGCCGCGTCAGGCGCTTGTTGAGCATGACGCAGTAGACGATCGTCAGCATCAGCAGGATAGCCACCAGCGTCTCGATCGCCATTCCCAGGGAGTGGTTCATGGGGCCTCCATCATCTTGTTCTGCTCGTCAACCTTCTCGAACATCGCAAGTGTCGTACTTGGCTTGCGCAAGGGTTTCGTCACACGGATCGCGACACGGTCGCCGACCCGGCCCATCCGCCCCTCGGTCAGCGTGACGTCGCCGCAGCGCACGGTGACGTTGGCGTCGGCGCGCATGTCCAGCGGCAGCGTGTCGCCGACCTTGAGCCGCATGAGTTGCTTGAGCGGAATGTCGGCCTCGTAGAGCACGGCGTCGACCGCGATCTCGGCCTGCACGATCTCGGTGGCGAAATGGCCCTCCCAGACCGGGTCGCGGCCGAACTTTTCGCCCATGAACATCTGGAGCAGGACGCCCCGGATCGGCTCGATGGTCGCGTAGGGCAGCAGCAGCTCGACGTTGCCGCCGCGGTCTTCCATGTCGATGCGCAGGCGCACCAGGATCGCGGCGTTGGCGGGACGGCTGATCGCGGCGAAACGTGGATTGGTCTCGAGCCGGTCGATCGTGAAGGTCACCGGCGACAACGGCCGGAACGCCTGCTCGGCGTCGGCCAGCACCACCTCGACCAGCCGCTTGACCAGCTCGGTCTCGATCGTGGTGTAGGGCCGGCCCTCGATGCGCAGCTGGCTGGTGCCGCGTCGGCCACCGAGCAGCACGTCGATCATCGAATAGATCAGGTTGGAATCGACCGTCGCCATGCCAAAGTTCTCCCACTCCTCGGCCTTGAACACGGTGAGGACGGCGGGCAGCGGGATCGAGTTCATGTAGTCGCCGAAGCGCACCGAGGTGATGCGGTCGAGCGAGACTTCGACGTTGTCGGAGGTGAAATTGCGCAACGACGTCGTCATCAACCGCACCAGGCGGTCGAAGACGATTTCGAGCATCGGCAGGCGCTCGTAGGAGACCATCGCCGAATCGATGATCGCGCGAATGCCGGAATGGTCGTCGAGCGTGACGTCGCCGACGGTGAAGCCGAGGAGATTGTCGATCTCCTCCTGCGACAGCACACGCTCGCCGGAATTCTTGCCGCTGCCGAGATCGCGGCTGCCGTCCTCGACCATGGCCGCCCATTGCAGGGCCATGGTCTCGGACAATTCGTTCTCTGCGGCAGCCTTTGCCGCCTCGGCGGGATCCTCGCTATCGAGCGAGGCCTCCCACTGGGCGGCAATTGCATCCTGGTCGACTTGGTCGTTGCCCGCCATGATCCCTAGTCCGTCATGCTCACTGGACCACGACTTCCTTGAACAGCACCGCGCTGACCTGGACCGGGGCGACCGCCGCGTTGACGCGCTTGGTCAGCTCCTCCTTGAGGCGGAAGATGCCGGCCGAACCGTTGAGGTCGGACGGGCGCAGCTCGCGCACATAGGTCTGGAAGATGTCGGTGACACGCGGCATCGTCGGCTTGATCGCCTCGATCTGCTTCTCTTCCTTCAGCTCCAGCACGATCTTCAGCCGCAGATATTGCACGCGCTCGCCCGGCGCGCCGGCAAGGTTGACCATCATGTCGGGGACGTCGACGAAGGCCGGCGGCTTCGGCGGCGGCGCGGCCTCGGCATGATGCTCGTCGCCGCCATGACGGAAGAAGAAGAACCAGGTCGCAGCGCCGCCGCCGAGGACGGCGAGCGCGCCGACGACCATGATGATGAGCTTGAGCTTGTTCTTCGGCGGAGCGGCTTCCGCGCCATCAGCGGCTGCGCCGCCTTCGTCATTCTCTGCCATGGTCGCCGCGCCCGTTCATCTCTCAAAGGGGTCGAAAGAGCGAAGCCTCCTGGCAGACAATGACGCGATACGAATGCCCCCAGCGCAATGCGCTCCTCTGATGCGCAAACGCTACGGTAATAATGGTTAACGGAATCTTTCGATTGGGCCTTTGCTAGGAAAAATCTGCCGGGCAAACATGGCTAACAGAACCTTTCTGCCGCCCGTTAGCGCCCCTCAAAAATCGACAGGATATTGATAATACTTACCTTTTTTGGTTGGCACGGCTTTCGCTGAGGAAGGGCCGAGACCACACGGTTTGGGAGAACCGACGGTCTCGGTCACGGGATCCGCCAAGGCGCTTGGGAGAGCGAAATGGCAGATCCGCTCAGGGGAGATTTCCGATGCAGAACGCGCTTCTGATCGGCTTGTCACGGCAGATGACGTTGGAGCGGCAGATGGATGTCATCGCCAACAACGTCGCCAATGCCAACACCAACGGCTTCAAGGCCGACCATTCGCTGTTCGAGGAGTATCTGAACTCGAACGCGCGTGAGGACAATTTCATCGGTCGCGACCGCCGGGTCTCCTATGTCCAGGACCGCGGCACCTTCCGCGACATCGGCCAGGGGCCGATGGAGGCCACCAACAATCCGCTCGACGTCGCGATCAACGGCGGAGCCTATTTCGCGGTGCAGGCCAATGGCGGCGAGCTCTATACCCGCGACGGCAAGTTCTCGCTCAACAGCACCGGCCAGCTCGTCACCGCCGACGGCAATCTCGTGCTCGGCAATGCCGGCCCGATCACCTTCCAGCCGACCGACCACGACATCAACGTCGCGCCCGACGGCACCGTCACGGTGCTCGAGGGTACGGCGAAGACCGACTCGATCCGCGGCAAGATCCGCATGGTGTCGTTCGACGATCCGGCCAGGCTGACCAAGCTCGGCGCCAATCTCTATGCCGCCGGCTCGGCAAACCAGCAGGCCGACGCCAAGTCCACACTGCAGCAGGGTTACATCGAGAAGTCGAACGTGAACGCGGTCGGCGAGATGACCCGCATGGTCGAGGTGATGCGCAGCTACACCGCGATCGCCAACCTGCTGCAGCAGCAGAGCGACCTCCACAAATCGGCGATCGACAAGCTCGCCGACGTTCCGGCCTGATTGAAGGAGAACTGAGATGCAGGCGCTTCACACCGCAGCGACCGGAATGGCGGCACAGGAACTCAACGTTCAGGTGATCTCCAACAACATCGCCAACCTCCGCACCACCGGCTTCAAGAAGCAGACGGCGGCATTCCAGGACCTGATCTACGAGCACGTCCGCCGCGTCGGCGCCCAATCGTCGGACCAAGGCACCATCCTGCCGGTCGGCGTCGACATCGGCGGCGGCGTCAAGACCGTCGGCACCCCGCGCAGCATGACGCAGGGCACGCTGTCGCAGACCGGCAACGACCTCGATCTCGCCGTCTCGGGCGAGGGCTTCTTCAAGATCCTGATGCCCGACGGCACCTTCCAGTACACCCGCGACGGCACCTTCCAGATGGACAATCAGGGCCGCGTCGTCACCGCGCAGGGCAACCCGGTGCAGCCCACCATCACCATCCCGAACAATGCCTCGGGCATCAGCGTGAGCGAGCAGGGCCAGGTCTCGGTGACGCTGCCGGGCTCGTCGACCTCCTCGATCGTCGGCCAGATCGGCATCACCCGCTTCATCAACAAGGCGGGCCTGCAGCCGGTCGGCAACAACCAATTCACCGAGACGCCCTCGTCCGGCGCGCCGCAGGACGGCACCGCGAACTCCGAGGGCTACGGCAAGATCACGCAAGGCAGCCTCGAGCAGGCCAATGTCGACGTCGTCTCGGAGATGAGCGACCTGATCGCCGCCCAGCGCGCTTACGAGATGAACGCCAAGGTGATCAGCGCCGCCGACCAGATGATGCAATCGACGACGGCACTGTTCCGCTGAGGTGATGACGATGATCCGCGCCACCCTCGCCACGATCTCGACCCTTCTCGCGCTGGCCTTGCCGGCAGCGGCCGCCGACGATTTCATCGCCGCGCCGACGCTGCGCGCAAGCGTCACGGTGACCTCGGACGTGGTGCGGGTCGGCGATCTCATCGACAACGCCGGATCCGCCGCGCTGATCCCGGTCTACCGCTCGCCCGATCTCGGCACCACCGGCACGCTGACGGTCGGCCAGGTGCTGTCGGTGCTGCGCGCCAAGCAGGTGATCGGCGTCATGACCGGCGACATCAAGGAGGTCCAGGTCACCCGCCTCGCCCGCACCCTCGCGAGCAAGGATATCGAAAACGCGGTCGCCGCGGCGCTCGAGCGCCGCTTCGGCCTCGGAGACGCCGCCAACCTCACCATCACGTTCGACCGCAGCGTCGCCGAGATGCGGCTGGACGCCTCCAACAGCGGCGCGCTGCAGCCGGTCGCAACCCGTTATGATGCCCGCAGCGGCCGTTTCGACATCGCCTTCGAGATCGCCAACGACGGCAATGCCGCGCCGACCAAGCTGCGCTTCACGGGCATCGCGATCGAGACGGTGGAGGTGGCCGTGCTGACCCGCGACATCGACCGCGCCGAGCTCCTCAAATCCTCCGACCTGTCGTTGGAGCGCCGGCCGAAGGCCGAGGTCGCCGGCGAGCCCGCCTCGCGCGACCGCAGCATCGGCATGCAGCTGCGCCGAGGAATGCGCGCGGGTACGCCGATCCGCGCCGCCGACCTCGTCAGACCCGACTTCGTGGTGCGCGATCAGGCCGTCACCATCATCTACCAGGTGCCCGGCCTCTATCTCACCACGCGCGGCAAGGCGATCGAGAGCGGCGCCGAGGGCGACACCGTCAGCGTGCTCAATCTGCAGTCCAAGCGCACGCTGACCGGCGTAGTCACCGGCCGCGGCCAGGTGACCGTCCAGGGCGCCAGCCAGTCGGCGCCGGCGGTCGAGCAGACCTCGTCGGTCAAGCGCGACAACGTGCCGGCGGCCGCGGCCCTGGCGCAGAGCCTGATCCAGACGCCCACGGCCGAGATCGCCCAAGCCCAGATTCCGCAAGTTCGCCTCTCGCAGGCTCCAGCCAAGTCAGAGTAGATTCATGTCCACGTTCAGTTCGGCCTCCCGCCTTCGTCGCATCGCGATCTCCGCCCTGCTGCTGGCGACTTGCGCATTGGCGAGCGGCTGCTCCTCGATCGACCGCCTGTCGCAGATCGGCGAGCAGCCAAAGCTGTCGGCCATCGACAATCCGACCACGCAGCCCGGCTACAAGCCGGTGCAGATGCCGATGCCAAAGCCCGAGGTGGCCTCCTACAATCCGAACTCGCTGTGGCGCAACGGCAGCCGCGCCTTCTTCAAGGACCAGCGCGCCCGCCAGGTCGGCGATCTCCTCACCGTGACCGTGAACATCACCGACAAGGCCAACATCGAGAACGACACCTCGCGCAGCCGCACCAACAAGGAAGATTCGGGAATCACCAACTTCATTGGCGCCCAGACGATCACCCAGGCCAACAAGATCCTGCCGGGCCGGGTCCTGACCGCGGACTCGACCTCGTCGAGCGAGGGCAAGGGCAGCGTCGACCGCAAGGAAGCCCTGCAGACCAACGTCGCCGCCGTGGTGACCCAGGTGCTGCCGAACGGCAATTTGGTCGTCGAAGGCAAGCAGGAGATCCGCGTCAACTTCGAAATTCGCGAGCTGATCGTCGCCGGCATCGTCCGCCCCGAGGACATCCAGAGCGACAACACCATCGACTCCACCAAGATCGCCCAGGCCCGCATCGCCTATGGCGGCCGCGGCCAGATCACCGACGTGCAGCAGCCGCGCTACGGCCAGCAGGTCATGGACGTGCTGCTGCCCTTCTAAGCCTCTTCAAGAGCTCCCACATCGTGCTCGCGAACTAAAGGCGCGAACGACGATGTACTACGCGGCCCTCGCTAGCTCCCCTGGCGAGGGCCGCATGTATTTTGGTGTGGATGGCACGGTGCCCCGCACGCCGTCATTGCGAGCCAAGCGAAGCAACCCAGGAATGTGTCCGCGGAAAGACTCTGGATTGCTTCGCTTCGCTCGCAATGACGGGATGAGAGACCACTACGTAAACTCCGCCTCCACGACGCCGAGCCCGTCCAGCTCCATCCGCACCTTGTCGCCGGCCTTCAGCCACAGCGTCTTCACCAGGCTGCCGGTGAGCACGAGCTGCGCCGCGTGCAGCCCCTTGCCCTCGGCGGCGAGATGGTTGGCGAGCCAGGCCAGCGCGTTGTGGGGATGGCCGAGCACGTCGGCGCCGGTGCCGTGGCTGACCTCCTCGCCGTTGACGATGGCGCGGCCTTTGACCGCCTTCAGGTCCGGCACCGACGAGCGCGGGACCGAGGGACCCAGCACGCAGCCGGCGGCGAAGAAATCGTCGGCGATCAAGGTCGGCGCGCCCATCGTCTCCCATTTCACGTAGCGGTCGTCGACGATCTCGATCGCGGGATGGTAGGACTCGACCGCCTCGCCGACCCATTCGGCCGTGAACGGCGCTTCGCCGGCGGCAAGGTCCCGCTTCAGCCGCACCGCGATCTCGCATTCGACGCCGACGCGGACATAATTCGAGGCGGCGAGCTTGGCGCCGCTGTCATGGACGCCCTTCTGGAACACGCCGCCGCCGCAAGGGTGCGGGATGCCGATATAGTCCTGCATCACCTGGCTGGTGCAGCCGATCTTGTAGCCGACGAGCGGGCCGACATGCGGTAACAGCAGATCGTGCAGGGTGCGCTGGACCTGATAGCCCTCGGCTTCGTCCGCAGGAGGACGCTCCAGCGCGGCAAGCGGGGCATGGTTGCGGCGCGCCAGCGCGATCGCCTTTGCGGCTTCGAGAGTCTTGTTCATCGGCGCCGCCTCCCACGCTACGCAGTCCAAGGCGGCACTTCAGCATCCCAGCTCCGGCCTGACAAGCGCAGGTGGCGTCCCTCAGCTCTTGACGAGGCCGAGCCGGATCAGGCTCTCGGCGGTCGCAAGGATCGCCTCCTTGTTGGAGCGCGCCTGCCAGCCGAGCAGCGACCGGGCCTTGGCGCTGGTGGAATGCCTGACCTTTCCGAGCATCGGCACGACCGCACGCAGCAGCGGAATCCGGCTCGCGGCCAGCCGCACCAGCCAGTCCGGAGCCTGGAGCCGCGGAACCCGGCGCGCCCGCGGCCCGAGTTCCCGCCGCAGCACGCGGGCGATGTCGAGGATCGACATCGTCTCGCCGGAGACCGCGATGAAACGCTCGCCTTTCGCCTCCGGTGCGGTCATCGCCCGCAGGTGCAGCTCGGCGACGTCGCGGACGTCGACCACGCCGAAATAGACGCGCGGCACGGCCGGCATGGCACCGTCGAGCAGCGACCTGACGATCTCGATCGAGCCGGAAAAGTCCGGCCCCAGCAC from the Bradyrhizobium sp. WBAH42 genome contains:
- a CDS encoding MotE family protein yields the protein MKSFRNIRVIPVVLVAVAGLATLKVVGLAINGGYVFDYKPNQTKKSWAQENLNFPGREEPEIITGSTHGAPKEAPKPAAPETKPEGTVVKVEEGQPQVSASERAILERLQARRQEIEARQREIDIRESLLKSAEKRIEGKVEEMKAVETRISATQAEQKAAEAQRMKGLVTMYEGMKPKDAARVFDRLEMGVLIEIASAIAPRKMSDILGLMSSEAAERLTVEMARRANGGGDQSASAGELPKIDGKPTQKPN
- a CDS encoding DUF6468 domain-containing protein, whose protein sequence is MNHSLGMAIETLVAILLMLTIVYCVMLNKRLTRLKADEHSLKAVIGELITATEIAERAIGGLKLAVRDVNENLGSQLAAATQMSDQLYKQLGEADNVVRRLSKIAIAARPVTNPETVAAPAAKPSTAKAVAAAAEAFSERRRSNGLAA
- the fliM gene encoding flagellar motor switch protein FliM, with the translated sequence MAGNDQVDQDAIAAQWEASLDSEDPAEAAKAAAENELSETMALQWAAMVEDGSRDLGSGKNSGERVLSQEEIDNLLGFTVGDVTLDDHSGIRAIIDSAMVSYERLPMLEIVFDRLVRLMTTSLRNFTSDNVEVSLDRITSVRFGDYMNSIPLPAVLTVFKAEEWENFGMATVDSNLIYSMIDVLLGGRRGTSQLRIEGRPYTTIETELVKRLVEVVLADAEQAFRPLSPVTFTIDRLETNPRFAAISRPANAAILVRLRIDMEDRGGNVELLLPYATIEPIRGVLLQMFMGEKFGRDPVWEGHFATEIVQAEIAVDAVLYEADIPLKQLMRLKVGDTLPLDMRADANVTVRCGDVTLTEGRMGRVGDRVAIRVTKPLRKPSTTLAMFEKVDEQNKMMEAP
- the fliL gene encoding flagellar basal body-associated protein FliL is translated as MAENDEGGAAADGAEAAPPKNKLKLIIMVVGALAVLGGGAATWFFFFRHGGDEHHAEAAPPPKPPAFVDVPDMMVNLAGAPGERVQYLRLKIVLELKEEKQIEAIKPTMPRVTDIFQTYVRELRPSDLNGSAGIFRLKEELTKRVNAAVAPVQVSAVLFKEVVVQ
- the flgF gene encoding flagellar basal-body rod protein FlgF, whose translation is MQNALLIGLSRQMTLERQMDVIANNVANANTNGFKADHSLFEEYLNSNAREDNFIGRDRRVSYVQDRGTFRDIGQGPMEATNNPLDVAINGGAYFAVQANGGELYTRDGKFSLNSTGQLVTADGNLVLGNAGPITFQPTDHDINVAPDGTVTVLEGTAKTDSIRGKIRMVSFDDPARLTKLGANLYAAGSANQQADAKSTLQQGYIEKSNVNAVGEMTRMVEVMRSYTAIANLLQQQSDLHKSAIDKLADVPA
- the flgG gene encoding flagellar basal-body rod protein FlgG; this encodes MQALHTAATGMAAQELNVQVISNNIANLRTTGFKKQTAAFQDLIYEHVRRVGAQSSDQGTILPVGVDIGGGVKTVGTPRSMTQGTLSQTGNDLDLAVSGEGFFKILMPDGTFQYTRDGTFQMDNQGRVVTAQGNPVQPTITIPNNASGISVSEQGQVSVTLPGSSTSSIVGQIGITRFINKAGLQPVGNNQFTETPSSGAPQDGTANSEGYGKITQGSLEQANVDVVSEMSDLIAAQRAYEMNAKVISAADQMMQSTTALFR
- the flgA gene encoding flagellar basal body P-ring formation chaperone FlgA, with protein sequence MIRATLATISTLLALALPAAAADDFIAAPTLRASVTVTSDVVRVGDLIDNAGSAALIPVYRSPDLGTTGTLTVGQVLSVLRAKQVIGVMTGDIKEVQVTRLARTLASKDIENAVAAALERRFGLGDAANLTITFDRSVAEMRLDASNSGALQPVATRYDARSGRFDIAFEIANDGNAAPTKLRFTGIAIETVEVAVLTRDIDRAELLKSSDLSLERRPKAEVAGEPASRDRSIGMQLRRGMRAGTPIRAADLVRPDFVVRDQAVTIIYQVPGLYLTTRGKAIESGAEGDTVSVLNLQSKRTLTGVVTGRGQVTVQGASQSAPAVEQTSSVKRDNVPAAAALAQSLIQTPTAEIAQAQIPQVRLSQAPAKSE
- the flgH gene encoding flagellar basal body L-ring protein FlgH, coding for MSTFSSASRLRRIAISALLLATCALASGCSSIDRLSQIGEQPKLSAIDNPTTQPGYKPVQMPMPKPEVASYNPNSLWRNGSRAFFKDQRARQVGDLLTVTVNITDKANIENDTSRSRTNKEDSGITNFIGAQTITQANKILPGRVLTADSTSSSEGKGSVDRKEALQTNVAAVVTQVLPNGNLVVEGKQEIRVNFEIRELIVAGIVRPEDIQSDNTIDSTKIAQARIAYGGRGQITDVQQPRYGQQVMDVLLPF
- a CDS encoding 2-keto-4-pentenoate hydratase, which gives rise to MNKTLEAAKAIALARRNHAPLAALERPPADEAEGYQVQRTLHDLLLPHVGPLVGYKIGCTSQVMQDYIGIPHPCGGGVFQKGVHDSGAKLAASNYVRVGVECEIAVRLKRDLAAGEAPFTAEWVGEAVESYHPAIEIVDDRYVKWETMGAPTLIADDFFAAGCVLGPSVPRSSVPDLKAVKGRAIVNGEEVSHGTGADVLGHPHNALAWLANHLAAEGKGLHAAQLVLTGSLVKTLWLKAGDKVRMELDGLGVVEAEFT